The Vibrio gallaecicus genome contains a region encoding:
- a CDS encoding PilZ domain-containing protein, which yields MTEQEYFTVHHSLTANIEPMGSEFVLPSQIQFEAEIPAPFVVASEFSQLDLLADNARIELKNSDLKNVISLLDTQNSKLNLLLSFMLAQQDDEQFRTHTYSFGASLFSCYADQPLEAGQIVKAKLFLEYPAAAIYCYAQVLTSQEKDSGFEVNFKYALLRDTDQDLLIKAALHQQQKLLRQRSLDRDNK from the coding sequence ATGACAGAACAAGAGTATTTCACCGTTCACCATAGCCTTACCGCTAATATCGAGCCAATGGGAAGCGAGTTCGTTTTGCCCTCTCAAATACAATTCGAAGCAGAAATCCCCGCTCCCTTTGTAGTGGCTAGTGAATTCAGTCAGCTTGATCTGCTTGCGGATAATGCTCGAATTGAACTCAAGAACAGTGATCTCAAAAATGTCATCAGCCTACTTGATACTCAAAATTCAAAGTTAAACCTATTACTCAGTTTTATGCTTGCTCAGCAAGATGACGAACAATTTCGAACACATACTTATAGCTTTGGGGCGAGCTTGTTCTCTTGCTACGCAGACCAACCACTAGAAGCTGGACAAATTGTTAAAGCTAAACTGTTTTTAGAATATCCAGCAGCGGCTATCTATTGCTACGCACAAGTTCTTACCAGCCAAGAAAAAGACTCAGGATTTGAAGTCAATTTCAAGTACGCGCTTCTTAGGGATACAGACCAAGACCTACTTATTAAAGCCGCATTACACCAGCAGCAAAAACTTTTACGCCAGCGCTCTCTAGACCGAGATAACAAGTAA
- the lolD gene encoding lipoprotein-releasing ABC transporter ATP-binding protein LolD encodes MSNFLQCHDIRKTYREGSLDTEVLKGVSFSIDRGELVSIIGTSGSGKSTLLHILGALDDASAGSVSFLDQDLASLSSNKQAKLRNKHLGFVYQFHHLLADFSALENVAMPLLIGGEKPQVAKDAARKLLDKVGLSHRVDHRPSELSGGERQRVAIARALVNKPALVLADEPTGNLDHSTALSIYDLMRELNRESGTAFLVVTHDGELASKMDRQLHMQDGLLVNVNNEVK; translated from the coding sequence ATGAGTAATTTTTTGCAATGTCACGATATCCGTAAAACATACCGTGAAGGCTCACTCGATACGGAAGTGTTGAAAGGTGTGAGTTTCTCTATTGATCGAGGTGAGCTGGTTTCTATCATTGGTACATCTGGTTCTGGTAAAAGTACGCTGTTACATATTTTAGGCGCGTTAGATGACGCATCTGCGGGAAGTGTGAGCTTCTTAGATCAAGACTTAGCATCTTTAAGCTCAAACAAACAAGCCAAATTACGAAATAAGCACTTGGGTTTTGTGTATCAATTCCATCATTTATTAGCGGACTTTTCTGCATTAGAAAATGTGGCAATGCCGCTACTCATTGGGGGCGAAAAACCTCAAGTTGCGAAAGATGCAGCCCGAAAATTATTAGATAAGGTTGGGTTGTCGCACCGAGTGGATCATCGTCCGTCTGAATTATCTGGTGGTGAAAGACAGCGTGTGGCTATTGCCAGAGCCTTAGTCAATAAACCTGCTTTAGTCCTAGCGGATGAACCGACGGGTAACCTTGATCACAGCACCGCACTTTCTATTTATGATTTGATGCGAGAACTTAATCGCGAGTCTGGGACCGCATTTTTAGTGGTAACACACGATGGTGAGTTGGCTTCTAAAATGGATCGTCAATTGCACATGCAGGACGGCTTGCTTGTGAATGTAAATAACGAGGTGAAGTAA
- the mfd gene encoding transcription-repair coupling factor has product MKTAPIFSLPKPTGSGDKKHIGNLIGSSLALSIAELAEQHNSHTLLAVPDPQIALKLQNEIEQFTQQEVALFPDWETLPYDSFSPHQEIISDRIARLYSLPTLNSGITIVPISTLLQRQSPRDYLLQHTLMVKTGDLFSLEKLRLQLEKSGYRYVDQVFGPGEYASRGSILDLFPMGSRDPYRIDFFDDEVDTIRTFDPENQRSIEDVSEIRLLPAHEFPTSETAIEDFRIRWRQQFEARREPESVYMQVSKGTWPSGIEYWQPLFFEHTETLFDYVADEAQLLILGDVETAVDTFLSDVEHRYEQRKVDPLRPLLSPEQLWLKKDELFVHFKQKSQVLLNLDSIEEKAGRVNLPISNLPDLSVQHKNKEPLANLRKFTESFQGSIVFSVESEGRREALGELLQGIKIRPAEMDSLQSATQSGNKFSLVLGSAEHGFIFQDQDLAFICESDLLGDRVVQRRKKDKKSVNSDTVIRHLAELKPGQPVVHIDHGIGRYIGLQTLEAGGLITEYVTLEYQNDAKLYVPVASLNLIGRYSGGAEDSAPLHKLGGEAWQKARKRAAEKVRDVAAELLDVYAKRELKPGYKFALDRGQYATFKAGFPFEETDDQSMAINAVMSDMCQAKAMDRLVCGDVGFGKTEVAMRAAFVCTDNSKQVAVLVPTTLLAQQHFENFRDRFANLPIRVEVLSRFKSAKEQKVILQDVAEGKVDIVVGTHKLLSSDIKFKDLGLLVVDEEHRFGVRQKEKVKAMRADVDILTLTATPIPRTLNMAMSGMRDLSIIATPPARRLAIKTFVRQSDDATVREAVLREIMRGGQVYFLHNQVDTIEKTAESLQALIPEARITVAHGQMRERELERIMNDFYHQRFNVLVCTTIIETGIDVPTANTILMDRADNLGLAQLHQLRGRVGRSHHQAYAYLLTPHPKAMTKDAVKRLDAIASLEDLGAGFTLATHDLEIRGAGELLGDEQSGQIQSVGFTLYMEMLEQAVEALKEGKEPSLDDLLREQTEIEMRLPALLPDDYIPDINTRLSTYKRIASVHDSDELAELKVELIDRFGTLPDATKNLLSVSELKLAAAAIKTKKIEAHDKGGFIEFYPDADINPTYLVKLLQSQPQKFSMEGPTKFKFTVPLVDRRKRIQFVSDLLGEFRQNLLPSA; this is encoded by the coding sequence ATGAAAACAGCACCTATTTTCTCTTTACCAAAACCAACAGGTTCTGGTGACAAAAAACACATCGGTAATTTAATTGGTTCATCGCTTGCGCTTTCAATCGCTGAACTTGCCGAGCAGCACAATAGTCATACACTGCTTGCCGTTCCTGATCCTCAAATAGCGCTTAAGCTACAAAATGAGATAGAGCAGTTTACACAGCAAGAAGTTGCCTTATTTCCTGATTGGGAAACATTGCCATACGATAGCTTTTCTCCGCATCAAGAAATAATTTCAGATCGAATAGCACGCCTCTATTCATTACCTACTCTGAATAGCGGAATCACTATTGTTCCAATAAGCACACTTTTGCAACGCCAATCTCCACGTGATTACTTATTGCAGCACACCTTAATGGTAAAAACGGGTGACTTGTTTTCACTCGAAAAGCTAAGGTTGCAGCTAGAAAAGTCAGGATACCGCTATGTTGATCAAGTATTTGGTCCTGGTGAATACGCAAGCCGCGGGTCAATTCTTGATCTATTCCCTATGGGCAGCAGAGATCCATATCGAATTGATTTTTTTGATGACGAAGTCGATACCATTCGTACTTTTGATCCAGAAAATCAACGCTCCATAGAGGACGTTTCCGAAATACGACTCCTACCAGCTCACGAGTTTCCAACCTCTGAAACCGCAATTGAAGATTTTCGTATTCGCTGGCGCCAACAGTTTGAAGCAAGACGAGAGCCTGAATCGGTATATATGCAAGTATCCAAAGGAACTTGGCCATCAGGTATTGAATATTGGCAGCCTCTTTTCTTTGAGCACACCGAAACTCTTTTTGACTATGTAGCTGATGAAGCTCAGCTTCTTATTTTAGGTGACGTTGAAACAGCAGTTGATACATTTTTATCGGATGTAGAGCATAGGTATGAACAGCGTAAAGTGGACCCTTTGCGCCCTCTTCTATCCCCAGAGCAACTTTGGCTAAAAAAAGACGAATTATTCGTTCACTTCAAACAAAAGTCACAAGTTCTACTAAACCTAGACAGCATTGAAGAAAAGGCAGGAAGAGTAAACTTACCTATTTCTAACTTGCCTGATCTAAGTGTTCAGCACAAAAACAAAGAACCATTAGCCAACCTTAGAAAATTTACGGAGTCCTTTCAGGGAAGTATCGTATTTTCAGTTGAGTCAGAAGGTCGAAGAGAAGCGCTAGGTGAACTGCTACAAGGGATAAAGATTCGCCCTGCCGAAATGGATAGCCTGCAAAGTGCAACTCAATCTGGTAATAAGTTTTCGCTTGTTTTAGGTTCAGCTGAGCACGGCTTCATCTTTCAAGACCAAGACTTAGCCTTTATTTGTGAGAGTGATTTACTTGGTGACAGAGTAGTTCAGCGACGTAAAAAAGATAAAAAGAGTGTCAATAGTGATACGGTTATTCGTCACCTCGCAGAACTTAAACCAGGTCAGCCAGTCGTGCATATTGACCATGGTATTGGTCGCTATATTGGGCTTCAAACACTTGAAGCTGGTGGTTTAATCACAGAATACGTGACGCTTGAATACCAAAACGATGCAAAGTTATATGTTCCTGTTGCTTCGCTAAACCTAATTGGTCGCTACTCTGGAGGAGCTGAAGACTCGGCCCCACTACATAAGCTGGGTGGTGAAGCTTGGCAAAAAGCACGTAAGCGAGCGGCTGAAAAAGTCAGAGATGTGGCAGCAGAGTTACTTGATGTCTATGCAAAACGAGAACTAAAACCAGGCTACAAATTCGCACTCGATAGAGGGCAATATGCAACGTTTAAAGCAGGCTTTCCATTTGAAGAAACCGACGACCAATCCATGGCAATCAATGCGGTCATGTCGGATATGTGTCAAGCTAAAGCAATGGATCGCCTTGTTTGTGGTGATGTGGGCTTTGGTAAAACTGAAGTGGCAATGCGAGCAGCTTTTGTATGTACAGATAATAGTAAACAAGTCGCCGTGCTTGTTCCAACCACGTTACTAGCACAGCAGCATTTTGAAAACTTCCGAGACCGCTTTGCTAATCTCCCAATCCGAGTTGAAGTATTATCACGTTTCAAATCAGCAAAAGAACAGAAAGTCATTCTGCAAGATGTCGCTGAAGGTAAAGTTGATATTGTGGTCGGCACTCATAAATTACTTTCAAGCGACATTAAATTCAAAGACCTTGGGCTACTTGTTGTTGATGAAGAGCACAGGTTTGGTGTACGCCAAAAAGAAAAAGTCAAAGCAATGCGTGCTGATGTTGATATCCTCACACTGACAGCGACACCAATCCCAAGAACATTGAATATGGCAATGAGTGGCATGCGAGATCTATCGATCATCGCAACTCCACCAGCACGTCGCCTTGCAATAAAAACATTTGTGCGCCAGAGCGATGATGCGACTGTACGTGAAGCTGTATTGCGTGAAATTATGCGTGGTGGTCAAGTTTATTTCTTGCATAATCAAGTAGATACAATCGAAAAAACAGCTGAATCACTTCAAGCTTTGATTCCAGAAGCAAGAATTACCGTTGCTCATGGCCAAATGCGCGAGCGCGAGCTAGAGCGTATTATGAATGATTTTTACCACCAGAGGTTTAATGTGTTGGTCTGTACCACGATCATTGAAACGGGTATTGACGTTCCAACGGCTAACACGATTCTAATGGATCGAGCTGACAACTTAGGTTTAGCTCAGCTTCACCAACTACGTGGTCGTGTGGGCCGCTCACATCATCAAGCGTACGCTTACCTACTCACTCCTCACCCTAAAGCAATGACTAAAGATGCGGTTAAACGTCTCGATGCCATTGCTTCACTAGAAGATTTAGGCGCAGGTTTCACACTTGCTACGCACGATTTAGAAATTCGTGGTGCTGGTGAGCTATTGGGTGATGAACAAAGTGGTCAAATCCAGTCTGTCGGTTTTACGTTATACATGGAAATGTTGGAGCAGGCTGTTGAAGCTCTAAAAGAAGGAAAAGAACCATCTTTGGATGACCTGCTTAGAGAACAGACTGAAATTGAAATGCGCTTACCCGCTCTGCTACCTGACGACTACATTCCAGACATAAACACCCGTTTATCTACCTATAAGCGAATTGCCAGTGTTCATGATAGTGACGAATTAGCTGAGCTAAAGGTTGAGTTGATAGATCGATTCGGTACATTGCCAGATGCAACAAAGAATCTACTTTCAGTTTCAGAACTAAAACTTGCTGCTGCTGCAATTAAAACGAAAAAAATTGAAGCACATGATAAAGGGGGCTTTATAGAGTTCTATCCTGATGCTGACATTAACCCGACCTATCTGGTTAAACTATTGCAATCTCAGCCTCAAAAGTTTTCAATGGAAGGACCAACTAAGTTTAAGTTTACGGTACCATTAGTTGATAGACGCAAGCGCATACAGTTTGTAAGCGATTTACTTGGCGAATTCCGTCAGAATCTATTGCCTTCGGCTTAA
- the lolC gene encoding lipoprotein-releasing ABC transporter permease subunit LolC, translated as MFHPISIYIGLRYLKGRSGDRFSRFVSYISTAGITIGVLSLVTVLSVMNGFEAQLKERILGVLPQAVIYEDGGKTLQKEQAPDFIRDMSLNGRVEPIVRSEAVIQSSAQLSAGLLIGVEPTDNDPLQNHLIAGRLSSLKQGQYHVFLGHTLARDLKVSIGDKVRLMVTSASQYTPLGRIPSQRNFTVAGIFNTGSDIDGQLMVTHIQDSARLMRFKTGTISGWRLFFDDPFVVSDLSNQTLPDGWLWRDWREQRGELFQAVRMEKNMMGLMLGLIIGVAAFNIISALIMVVMEKQSEVAILKTQGVSNWQVMSVFMVQGASSGVVGAVSGGVLGVVLASNLNSVLGAMGVALFSFGGQLPILIDPLQICIVVILAIALSLIATIFPSYRASSVKPAEALRYE; from the coding sequence ATGTTTCATCCTATTTCTATATACATAGGTCTGCGTTATCTCAAAGGCCGTTCAGGTGATCGCTTTAGCCGCTTTGTCTCTTATATTTCGACAGCCGGAATCACAATTGGCGTGTTGTCTTTGGTTACAGTCTTATCTGTAATGAATGGATTCGAAGCGCAGTTAAAAGAACGGATTTTGGGTGTGTTACCACAAGCCGTAATCTATGAAGATGGTGGTAAAACTCTCCAAAAAGAACAAGCACCTGATTTTATTCGTGACATGTCTTTGAATGGTCGCGTAGAACCGATAGTTCGAAGTGAGGCTGTTATTCAAAGTTCAGCGCAACTTTCGGCTGGCTTGCTAATTGGTGTTGAGCCTACAGACAATGACCCACTACAAAATCATTTAATTGCTGGTCGTCTTTCATCATTAAAGCAAGGTCAATACCATGTTTTTTTAGGACACACTCTAGCAAGAGACTTGAAAGTTTCTATTGGTGATAAAGTGCGGCTTATGGTGACTAGCGCTAGCCAATACACACCTTTAGGTCGTATTCCAAGTCAGCGTAACTTTACTGTAGCCGGTATTTTCAATACGGGCTCAGACATTGACGGGCAGCTTATGGTTACGCATATTCAAGATTCAGCTCGATTAATGCGCTTTAAAACAGGCACCATCTCAGGGTGGCGCTTATTCTTTGATGACCCATTTGTTGTGAGTGATCTATCCAATCAAACATTGCCTGACGGTTGGTTATGGAGAGATTGGCGTGAACAGCGCGGTGAACTTTTCCAAGCGGTTCGTATGGAAAAAAATATGATGGGTTTGATGCTTGGTCTGATTATTGGAGTCGCGGCATTTAATATCATCTCTGCATTAATCATGGTGGTAATGGAGAAGCAATCAGAGGTCGCAATTTTAAAAACCCAAGGAGTGAGTAACTGGCAGGTCATGAGTGTCTTTATGGTTCAAGGTGCTAGCAGTGGCGTAGTGGGAGCTGTATCTGGTGGAGTGTTAGGCGTAGTTCTAGCCTCAAACTTAAATAGTGTACTTGGAGCGATGGGCGTGGCTTTGTTCTCATTCGGTGGTCAACTACCTATCCTTATTGACCCCCTTCAAATTTGTATTGTTGTTATTTTGGCTATTGCACTGAGCCTGATCGCTACGATTTTTCCTTCTTACCGTGCATCTTCAGTGAAACCAGCAGAGGCCCTTCGTTATGAGTAA